GGTGGGAGCCAACCCCATTGGCTATACTATTCTATGTTGGTCCTCCTCACGGCAACATGGTCCCAGTTTCACTCTACTCCTCCTTCAATTCTTTCCTTACCTATCTCTCTGCTTTCAACCTTCTTATTCACCTCTATTCATTTCCCTCAAATCCTCTTTCCATCAAGCTCACACACTTTCTATAACCTCCCTCTCttcttttctgttttgattCTGTATAGGACATAACTTAAATCATGTCTTCACCACTAGACAATATCATCTCAGCAAATACATGTAAGCTAGGTCAGCACACTAAAACGAAGTAAAGGATTGTTAATTAGCAATTAGGAGACACGTCAGAGATTATATTACCCTAAACTGACATAGATTATGTCTCACCTACTCAGCTTAGGTGCACTCAAGTAAAAACACTTGGAAATATTATAAACGGACACTGTTTGCTATGTATGAATTTTACGCTAATTATTGTATCtagtatttcatatttcattGAGTTAAATATCGAATATCTTTTTTAACTTGAATGTCGGAGTGTCTTTTCTAACTTAAATATCAGAGTGTCTTTTTTGACTTGAATTTGGGAGTGTCTTTTTTTCTACATGTAACTTGACTCATCTAACTAAGATTTCAACTCTATTGGAGAAAGAGGGTGGAAACATCCCAGTCACTTAGAGGAGAAGTACAGCTTGGACTCGTTTGGTGGAAAGGTGGATTAGACTGGTACGTCTCGACCTTGTAAGAATGTACTTAATCCTTGGACAACATTATTCTCTTCTTTCAATCTCAGTTTTCTTTTATGCACAAAGTTTTATCATTACTTCTCGTATTTGTAATCCTTCCTGAATTCACAATCATGAATGAGGGTTACTTTTAAATTGCATGATAATATTTGATTCACACTCAAAATGTTCGTTTATTAGTTAGGAAAAAAACTTGAGAAAGGAGATCCATTAATAGCAGTAAACCAGGTTTCTTAACGAAGATTAATTATCAGCAACAACATATAAATAATTGCggtcataaaaagaaaaatagaaaagtattAGTATCTGTGAAAAAGGAAGTTGTGTATCACAGTTTTAAGAAACATATAATAGTTTCATTCCGTAAGGGTACTAAGATCTGGCTAAGAAAACGTGTGGCTTATATAGACTCCTCGGAATTTGGTACATCGTATATGTAAGACcctttatattttgatttataagTCTAGCTCATGAATTGTATAAATAAGAACTTTGATTTTGATTTCGTGCTGCTAACTGTGCTAACTAGTAACTCCACTAACAGAAACGATCGTAAACacaatttgttattttagagTGTAAATGTTGTGTGAGTGAAGGGAATTTGGAAGAATTTTTGAATGGAATCCTGCACAATCTCTATGGAATCATTAGCACACCACTCTGGTCCTGGTGATGGTTTGGCCATTCTGGTTGTTCGGCTTGTGATACTGACGAGTGAGGAGTGATAAGTGACTCATGCAACAGAAATCCATGTGTATGTTGCACTGTTTTTCATACTTTTCAGGTTTTGGATTCTGTTTCATAACTCTACCTCCAAGTTCAAGTGTAACAACACCTGCCACAACAAACTACTGAAACATTTCAAAACATATAGCCTAAACACTCTGGTCCTTTTGTCGCCCATTTCATCCAATTCACATGACCACCAAAGATTAGGTACTTTTGGATAATAGCTTAATCTAGTATTTAcctaataaatttttatcacACGaataaaaaccttgatcttaattttctttttcaaataacatAACACAAAGAGTGCAACTGAAGAAGGGTAGCACATTATGTTTAAACCAAATGAGATATAGGATACGAAACTCAGACACGTCTCACAAATAGTGTTCCTGTGTCATACACGTATTATACGTCGGTGAAATGTCTAATTTGAAAGACATTTTCTTTTGTCAGCGACCTAATTTTAACATACTTCACCGTAATGTTAACAGAGACAAATACAATGCTTTTCTAAAAGTTATAAACTTGTAaacttttttcataatttgttattatgattattaaaataatgaacaaATCTTATATGATGATTACTTTCTACTTTTTGATATTAGTTAGATGgattatattcatttttgtatTAGATGACAATATGTtagattattatatttgattaatcttgtttataaatgattttgagtGTATAGATATTGattgttaaattaaatcattcataataatataatatatagatatgTGTTTCCGTGTTCAACATTTTTGAGACTACCCATGTTAAAGTTTTCGTGTCATTATTTGTGctatataataataaagaaaaaagaaaaaaagaaaaaatgatgtTGTAGTAAGAATAATTTGCTTTCCTAGAAGATGCTTCACCACCTTccaatttcaagaaaaaaaaattattaccttatatatatatatatatatatatatatatatatatatatatattcattggACCATAGTAGCCTAATTGATCCCTATCTGCTATGCTGATTAATTAAGATCCGAATTAATTTAGGAAAAATCATGCATAACCAGCAGGCTAAGCTGTCAATGGAAGGTGCAGTTGTCATGCTCAACAACGTGGTTGGTTGGTTAGTTCTTTTCACTGAAGACATTCGTATTTATTATAGTGGAAAGACTATACAAGGATAGGCTGAAGTGTGTAACAACAAAAGTAACTGAAAACGCAATTGTGATTGTGAACGATGAAGGGTCTCATGCAAGTGGGTTGAATTTACTAAGGTTTTGTAGTGAGAATTTGGCATGAATTCCAACATTATAGTTCCATGTTCAATCCAGTGATAGAGAGATGTAGCATTTTGATTCCTTTGGACCATGTAATATGATGTTAGCAGAGTTGATGGTTGGCTTTGGCCTAGAACTTGAACGCAATGGTTAATGCACTCAGAAATCAGTGTCTCAACAATGCAGGGCTTCCCATGTGGCCCTGCCTAAGCCATGACCACTAGATAACATATGTGTAATAAGACATAAAGTATATTCAATGCGCACCACTATTTAGGTTTAACCTGCACCACCTTCCTTCTTTTTACCATTACCATTGTTTCCCATCCCCACAATAATAAATTCATcttattaataatattcaatGACCCTTATCATATACGGTATGTCCGGCATTTTAGTGATCTGTCCTGCCATTTGTGTCTCTCTCAATGCCAAACCCCATGCTAATTTGTAGGACATCAATAACATCCATCCACAAGCACGCATTCAACCCCTTAAACCATAACTCCTCATACTTAAGGTCAACTATGTTCTATAGTTAAATCAATACCCACACAACTTTATTACCATCACCTTATCGGATTTATCGAAGAAGAAATTCATGggagaaaaagaatatataagaTCTGAATtcaactatataaaaaaatttatattgtactttactttttttcattttatcccATGTGAGACTTAgtaaatttacatttgaaattCTAACAcacattttatgaattttaagaagatttaaagaagaaatacaacataaatgaaatatgaattcaatttatataaaagattttttttaactcaaaatttaaaaaaaataagtttatgatcaattttattttctatactatattcaacttttttatctattaattaaTGTAAGACATAAATTCAAAACTCTAAATCCTAAATCTTAAACTAACTCAAACGCAGATACAtatatgttaattatatattaattgaattgATACAACTAAAACGTTCTCTTTTTATCTGTTTATGTGCTTGTAAAACTGGACCATAGGAAAGTGAGGGATTTTATGGATGTATAgagaaatttgagaaagaggAATGATGGGAATGGATGTGATGGAAAAAGTAAGGTGGAGAAAGAAGGGATGAAAAATTGGATAGTTGTGTCGGTTTGTTTGTAAGGAAGTACGTACCATAATAGTAGCAGTTCTACCACCATATGAAatgtgtataaataaaaaaataaatgtattattacAGTGGAAGGTAAGGTGTAGATGGGAAACCAGATAAACGGATGTCGCATTCCTTGGACAGAGGCTTCATGTTCTGTGAATGAGATGAATTGAAGAAAGAGATGGAATTAAAATTAGGGAGAGAGTTGAAAGGCCCACCATTTTCACCAAAATGCGGTGCTCAGAGGAGCAAATCAACGAAGGGGATGTTCTTTTAAGTTGATGGAGACTTAACCTTTACTTTGGCACATGAAGGCCATGTTACTCTTGCTTCCCAAAATCCACTTGCTAAGGCCCTGTTTCGCACATCATTCCAACCACTTGAAAACGCCCATCTTTACTACTTTGCCTaatctctcattttctttttaccttCTAGGCCAACCAACCTCAACCCACAACAccctttttttccttctttactATCACACCAACCATTTTTAGTGTTGTGTGAAATTCTACGTTCTTTCGATGAACTTTCCAAGTGAGTTTGATAAATTCAAGACaggtttaaaatttattttttaaaataggatCAGAATCGTgttaaatctattttaataagatttatGATATTTATTGTGTTATCACTAACGAGTTACTGATTTTCATTAATATCTAATCTTAAATTCGAATGCATATATCTTGATATAAGAACTGCGTTAAGCATTTTATATTGACTAGagataactaaatataaattttattttacatatcaATTATGTATGCTTGAGTTAAAATTAAAGTCTAccatttaaaaattatcttcttcatctttatttgtGTTCACGATTATCGATTGTGATTCTTCCACTAATATGCAAATTTTAGATGTAACAAATGCATCTaacatacattatttttttccaaGTGAAAACTCTATCAGGCTAATTCAGATTCCAAGAGGtctaatatgataataaatataatcagaAAGCATAAAGAGTGCTAAAAAATAATGTAGGTAAAAATTCCATTACTAAAAATAAGAAGTATAATAAAAAGTGTTCCTTGTTCATACAAGTGCTACCAAGCACATGTCTTTCTTCTTGTGTGCTCTCCATACGTTTACGTAACTAAAATGAAGTTCACATCTTTCTTCTTATGTGACCACCAAATATGTTTATGTCAAGTTAAAGAAAGATGTGTTATAGAGAAAGCTAAGTTATGTTACTGGTTTATATGTTTGGCTTCTTTTGTAGAGTGTGAGATGTGATCCCTTATTTAAGcaagataatatatattatgtaatctTTTAGCAGGTAAAGAAAGCAGGAGCTCATTCAAATAAGAAGAAAACATTAAATCTTTTCTTGATTATCTTAATCTTATTTAGGtttattcatttatatgttttattttaataagaaagcATTTATGAAAAAGCATGGTAGTGACAAGTCAATTCCATGATAAAACTTGTTTGTTTCTACTAATTCTAAGACTCTTATCCTATCCAAAAACCTAAGCTTGTGTCCATCTTAAgatatattgtgttttttcttgttctagtttataataataataagaacaaatatttattacGTATGCATGAAATAGATTGAAATGTCGTTCACAGCTGGCACAACAAAAGCAAAGACTATGTCGATGACTAGCATAGTGCGAATTGAGATCCAGCTCTCAAGTCTTCTCTCGTATTAGATAATCATAATTTCACATTCACAAaggtagtttttttttttttaactttcatttcatactattttttagagttaaatattatattaatttttatcttttaaatattatattattttttagcatatgtaatttttatttttttattatcttttattctatctttttctttgcaAATATAAAAGTTCACTTTGTTTTAAGATCATGATAGATTATGAAATGATAATTATTGGCgtgaatttatttttcttaaattattatctGTACTGTTGAACGTACCAAAGGGCATTCCTTGGCTAACAATAACATGCATTACTTTGTTGTACCAATGTACCTGCAAACTACCTACTTGGTAATTTTTGGTCTGGTGATTGTACCTGCTCAAAAGAACATGAATGTGGGAACCTGACTTAGAACtacaaaacccaccaaaataaAACAGCTGGAAGTTGGATTTTCCCATTAACGGCAAGCCCTAAGGTCTAGTCGTACCATATTACCCACCCAAACCCACTCAAATGTATGTATGTTATGCCAGCCTTTGAAGGGACCCTACCTTCCCTCAATATCCACTTCAATGCATTACCATTTCAAAACATTTAGTATAATGTTTTCCTCCTATAACTCAAACCTACACTATTTTCTTCATTCCCACTTACTCAACACCTCCACCACTAATCTATTCACTCTTTAACATGTGCCTATTTCAACACCTTTTCATACCTTCCAAAAAACTGGGTTTTCAACAACTAGGGTTTCAGTAGGCTATCATGGAGCTTGTCCCCATGTTCAATTTGCCCATTCTGAACTCAAATATTCTTAGTTATTAGTTCTGCTTtcaataattatgaaaaattaatcaataagtATGATTGAAGGCATAATACTACTCCATGATTTTGTTTGagattcaaattaaaataaatgtttgttaTCTTTTACAAGATTCAATTCATTACGTCTCtctcttttattaattgtttttcaacTAAGATATTAATGAAACAAAAGGGAGGTTATATTATGCTGACACAAAGAGGGTATTGctgataataattttaaaacatataattactttatcacaaataaaatttaatggaTATCCATCAAATCTATTACCGAATAGTAGGATTCTGTCAAgtcaagtttaaaaatatatttgacaaACTTATTAAGAAATGCTTAATTGAATTGCTTATTTGATCTTGTCTTTAATTGCTGTCAACATgatatatctatttttttttattcagatGATATATCTAAATTTATAGGTATATTGAATATACGTTATAATAAATGAGAAATACTACATTTTCTAATCTTTTATGGTTAAATCATACACATTTGGCCGCTTCTGTTTATTGGCAGAGGTACACTACTCTAAAATTACAACATcgttgacaaaaaaaaaaaagaaacgaaACAAGTTACAATACAATTGAAGAAACAACTAGCTGATTAGAAGCACACAATCATCCCATTCTTCTGCTCCTTCAGTCATTACAAAAAGAGCCACCAAAATCCTAATTGTACATCTACTGGTCAGAAGAAGATTTAAACTGCTGATGCTGTCCATCTATCAAGTTTATCTGTCGTCTGAGTTTAGCAATATGTGCTTGAACCTGAATTTGGAAGCACAATATGAGTTTAGTCACAATTTTCTTACTACTTTAAGATGATTGAACAATCAAAATCTACAAGAAAAGTTAAAACATGCTCATAATTAAccaacaagaaaaaaaagattcAACCACATCTTTCTCAGGTCCCCCTTGTGATTCACTACCATAGATATACAAGTAACAAGTTAATCAACAGCTTATGAAGTGCATACAAGGAAAGGGACTGTAATACAGACTTCAATTCAACACACTGACAAAGGTCAGtgatttggaaaaaaaaaagttcatctACACAGTGCGCTCTCAAATTATATACTTTAGTCCTGTcatgtttattattataagattACTCTATGATGTTCATTCTAAATATTCATGCCCCACATAGAAAATGATTAGAACATATAGAACCCACATATGTTGATGATAATGGATTGTTAATTAAATCGTTAAATGATGAACAAGTAGGAGTGATGGAACATGATAGCGATTGAATAAAACTAGAATAATGTTAATCAGCATATAGACCATCGTATCTGTCTTCTGTCCTCTCCCCTCCTCCTTCCCTTCGGTTGgctttgaattaaattatttaattacaacCCGGAATCCCACATATCAGTACATACAACAATGTAAATTAGGAAAAACATTTCTTCTTTCTATTCTAATACTTCAAAGGCACAGTTATTTTGAGTTCAACTAATCCACAAAAAGGGCCGTAAACAtcatacaaacaaaataaactcCCAAGCATAGATCATTAGTTTAAGTCTCTTGATGGATGAATCTGAAGTACATGttctgaaaagcagaaaattttCAGGAAAAGACATCTACAAAAATCCTCATACATATTCCTTTTTTTGATCAAACATGAACCTTGCATCAAGATCATAAATCATGATGCTACTGCTATAACATTTCTCTATACAGAACTATCAGGTGTATCCATAATTTGGATTGCTAAGGTTTTTTACTATATACAAGTGACCAAGTATGATGCAAACTTTCTACTTTGTAACATGTAAGCGTATGCTTGCTGTCACGGCTCATTTTAATCCATGAATATACCATTAAGGCATCAACAATCGACAATCGATTTGACATCCAAAAATATTACATactttaaatatgataaaattattgtcATACATACCTGCTGTCGAGCTGCCGCAAGCTGTAAGAGCTCATCTGCTTCTGAGAAATTCGTGAACCATTGACTTAAAGAATGATCTTTAGTATCACCTTTCCTCCTTTTACTTGCATCCTCAACAGGTACTGCATTTACAAGTTCTTTCAACTCAAGCATGGAAACAGGAGAGCTGCAGATAACAGGGGGTAATTGCTACACAACATACCAGGAGGAGGCAATGTAAGCCCAGCAGGTAATCTTGGTAAGTTCACAGCTGGATGACTCTGCAAACGAGCTAAAAAGGCCTCCGAAGGATCAGGGAAAACTATCTCATCATAAAACTCCACAACAACAGGCTTTTTTGCAGACATGGAACTGTTTTCATCCTCTGGATACAACTTCAAGTGATGATATCTGTATATATATCACTCTTCAATAGAATACAAGGTtcagaaattatttttacattcacATAAAATAGTTTTCAATCTGCATGACTAATAACAAAGGAAACGGGGGGTTGTATTGTCATCTAGTATATGGTTAGATAATATTCAAGCACTTGGGCTATATATAACAGCACACTCTTACCAAACTTTGCAGTTAGCAAAATAGATGTTATTTATATAGTCATCCAAGCTTATCATTGATAATAATGAAGCACTCCAGCCATATTGCTCTATCTATCTAACTAAACTTAGCAGGGAATAGAGCTGCACTCTTGCAGAATTTCAGAAGCATAAGCAAGTTGTAGACGGTTGAAACATGCCAGAAAATAGTAGACATTTTGCATACCATAAAAAATTTCAAGCATACTTGAACCTCAACACTGAACTAAGAAATCGGAgcatcaataatatttttttttcctggaAGCAGGCTACAGGAAACTAAATTCAAAGCAGTAACCAACAACTCACAAGTTCAAAGGCTTGTCACAAACATCACTGTGAAAATAAAGTGTGATGGCAACTTCAAATTCCCCCCATCCTGCCTCTGAGAGTTCAAAAGGCGGTGACTCCACAACACGGGTGGGATTATTGAAACTAGAGTGCAACTGAAAAACAACACGTTTTATTATCGCCCCAAGATCCTCATTGGTTGCTCCACGAACATATACTGTCCATTTATGCGACTGATACCTTACATAACATAAACATGGCGACTTTCTCAGCTTTAAAATCCATTTTAGTGACTTCAAGCAAAACATTATATCAGGTAGAGGCAATGTAGGATACTTACTCGCTAGCCTTTTTCCCAAGCCAAAATGCTATGTTTCCATACACTATTGGAACGCTTATTTCCACATCTTTGAGTTTCTTACCCAGGTTCTACACAAAACCCATAAATGGTTATACTTTTAGAATGATCAATACAAAGAACCTATTTAGTAAAACATACAGAGGAATTTGTTTTGACTTTGTATCATATGATATTCTAAAATCACATTTGCTGTTCTGAACATTGACTTTAAGATCCTTGTAGTGTGCTATATAATAGCTGCAAATCAAAGTTTCGAATTTGAATCAATGACGGAAACAAGGTGTTATCTTTACGCAGTCCCAAAGGCGCAGGATTTGTGGGAAATCGCTATTTTGGCGATTTGGAAAACGAGGTTGCTGGTTTTATCCGAATTCGAATCGAAACAAGGTTACCTTCTTATCGTTGTCATCAGATTTGCCCATTTTGGTTCGCTGGGATTTGGGGGTAGGACCACTTAATTCTGGCAGATCTTGACCGTGCTTTTTCGAAGATGAGCTGATGGTCATATCAATCAACGACCTCGTCTCAAAAGTAGAAGCTCAATCTAAGCATCTAGTTTTAGGGTTCGTATGCTCCTCTGCCAAAATTGTGAAGCACTATTCGTGGCTTTTACGACGTCGTTTCTGAGTCAGTAGAACCACCTACGGAGCCCAACCCAATACCATCGTgggcataattttttttcatatctaGATCGATTCAGGGATTACAATTTCCACTTTTGCTTCCTGCACCCCCAGAATTTATTCTTACAtctctcaattttttaaaataaccatTTTATCTTTCCTAAAGTAATTTCTGAATTAAATATTTCTGAAATTTTGTAGAGAaagttttctgaaattttcaaaatatgatttttgaaacgagatttatgaaatatatttgtagagtgtatgaaaattattttgaaacaaactttttataataagatTTTCAGAATAAGCTTTCCAGAATGTATACAAAATCTTTCAGAACAAGTtttgtgaaataattttttcagAATAAATTTTCCTAAACATATGAAATAGTTCTAGAAATAACTTTCCtgaataaacttttttttctgcattctcttctttccttttctctacTACGATTATGGAAGTACTCTGATAcagtaatattattattttagtctttttctGTTAGTGTAAggatataataaagaaaaatatttttagtctttttttATACTATAGGGTGCGgctaataattattatgaagGTGGTGCAAGCAGCTTACATGATTTTTCCTGCACAACACTGTATGtgataaacaaaaatatcatttcGTACAATGAATACAGAGGATAAATATTGTTTCGaaatgcataattaaaaaaatataaaatatatttggaattattcaattcaaaataagTCAATAACCTTTTGAATGATTGTTGCATAGTAATAGTAAAATACAC
The Vigna angularis cultivar LongXiaoDou No.4 chromosome 5, ASM1680809v1, whole genome shotgun sequence genome window above contains:
- the LOC108340669 gene encoding transcription initiation factor TFIID subunit 14b, translated to MTISSSSKKHGQDLPELSGPTPKSQRTKMGKSDDNDKKNLGKKLKDVEISVPIVYGNIAFWLGKKASEYQSHKWTVYVRGATNEDLGAIIKRVVFQLHSSFNNPTRVVESPPFELSEAGWGEFEVAITLYFHSDVCDKPLNLYHHLKLYPEDENSSMSAKKPVVVEFYDEIVFPDPSEAFLARLQSHPAVNLPRLPAGLTLPPPVPVEDASKRRKGDTKDHSLSQWFTNFSEADELLQLAAARQQVQAHIAKLRRQINLIDGQHQQFKSSSDQ